From bacterium, one genomic window encodes:
- a CDS encoding DUF4115 domain-containing protein: MQEATWTSSNEALLLAGELGGRIRSCRTDAGMEVNDLATRTRIGARYLHSIEDGNLDDLPGPVFIKGFIRAICAELESDPLPLMDLVDQIYSEEPAEEGNGTSGSKRITPLILSGFLLAALVTGGILLHGGDKKGEDGVQEKGTVQTEATGLVAPEVAQEGFAREEPIIELDLLLRATEKTWLRIQADSSEPWETTMKSGDEIRLKAVDRVTLYIGNAGGIMFELNGKRFGPLGTSGQVISNYVITKDNL; encoded by the coding sequence TTGCAAGAGGCTACCTGGACCTCATCGAATGAGGCACTCCTCCTTGCCGGGGAGCTGGGGGGAAGGATCAGAAGCTGCAGGACCGATGCGGGCATGGAAGTCAACGATCTGGCCACCCGAACAAGGATTGGAGCCAGATATCTGCACTCCATAGAAGATGGCAATTTGGATGATCTGCCTGGACCGGTTTTTATCAAAGGCTTCATAAGGGCAATCTGTGCCGAGCTTGAAAGCGATCCCTTGCCTCTCATGGATCTCGTAGACCAGATCTATTCCGAAGAACCTGCAGAGGAGGGTAATGGAACCAGCGGTTCCAAAAGGATAACGCCCCTCATCCTGTCTGGATTCCTTTTGGCGGCCCTTGTCACCGGCGGCATTCTTCTTCATGGGGGGGATAAAAAAGGTGAGGATGGGGTACAGGAAAAGGGAACAGTTCAGACTGAAGCCACGGGACTGGTAGCTCCGGAGGTCGCCCAGGAAGGGTTTGCCAGGGAAGAGCCGATAATAGAGTTGGACCTTCTCCTGAGAGCAACTGAAAAAACATGGTTGAGAATCCAGGCGGATTCATCCGAACCGTGGGAAACTACCATGAAATCGGGAGATGAGATCAGACTCAAGGCTGTGGACAGGGTAACCCTTTATATAGGTAATGCCGGTGGTATAATGTTCGAGTTAAACGGAAAACGGTTCGGGCCGCTGGGAACTTCCGGACAGGTCATTTCCAATTATGTGATCACGAAAGATAATCTATAG
- a CDS encoding tetratricopeptide repeat protein has product MKIVVLLFAMLLSLLSLSCAGTSQMKATDQREGEIHMKLGSNYLSKGNVELALFELTKASRLIPKEPDVHFALGTVHLLREEPELAMEEFKRTIELNKKHADAYNNLGYAYLKLGRWDEAIESCQKALEEVNYDTPERAMTIIGWAYYKKGESARALEMLKRALNIKDNQPDTENRIATIYLDEGRYDKAKIILQDIVQRLPKFASARLNLGIVYYKEKDFVAARREFNVVVDLVDRNSEEARLARGYLDLIE; this is encoded by the coding sequence ATGAAAATCGTGGTCTTGCTGTTTGCCATGCTATTATCCTTATTGAGCCTTTCCTGTGCGGGAACCTCCCAGATGAAGGCAACCGATCAGAGAGAAGGCGAGATTCACATGAAGTTAGGCTCTAATTATCTGAGTAAGGGTAATGTGGAACTGGCATTGTTCGAGCTTACGAAGGCATCGAGACTGATCCCCAAGGAGCCGGATGTCCATTTCGCTCTCGGTACAGTGCATCTTCTTCGTGAGGAACCCGAGTTGGCTATGGAGGAGTTTAAAAGGACAATTGAACTTAACAAAAAACACGCTGATGCCTACAACAACCTTGGTTACGCCTATTTGAAGCTGGGGCGGTGGGATGAGGCCATTGAATCCTGTCAGAAGGCCCTGGAGGAAGTAAATTACGACACGCCTGAGAGGGCTATGACCATCATCGGTTGGGCATACTACAAAAAGGGAGAGTCAGCCAGAGCTCTGGAGATGTTGAAAAGGGCTCTCAACATCAAGGACAATCAGCCTGATACCGAGAACCGGATCGCAACGATCTATCTGGATGAGGGCAGGTACGACAAAGCCAAGATAATCCTGCAGGACATAGTGCAGAGATTACCAAAATTTGCAAGCGCAAGGCTTAATCTGGGTATCGTATATTACAAAGAGAAAGATTTTGTTGCCGCAAGACGGGAATTCAATGTGGTCGTGGATCTTGTTGACCGAAACAGTGAGGAGGCCAGACTTGCAAGAGGCTACCTGGACCTCATCGAATGA